In one window of Cupriavidus necator N-1 DNA:
- a CDS encoding dienelactone hydrolase family protein, with the protein MLKPEVDSLVPGQTFDRRGFVKTALGSAFAAAALPVMAQQAIKTDFAGLSAGEVTIPSGGFSMPAYRAQPEGKKNLPVVLVVSEIFGVHEHIADVCRRFAKLGYLAIGPELFARQGDPQSFGTIQELQREVIAKVPDAQVMGDLDAAVAWAGANGGDVSRLAITGFCWGGRMTWLYAAHSKRLKAGVAWYGQLAPEPTPLKPKNPIDLVGQLHAPVLGLYGGKDTGIPLEQVERMKSALAASSDPDAKASRFIVYPESGHAFHADYRPSYREADARDGWQKCLDWFRQHGVA; encoded by the coding sequence ATGCTCAAACCGGAAGTGGATAGCCTCGTCCCCGGCCAGACGTTCGACCGCCGCGGGTTTGTCAAGACGGCGCTGGGTTCCGCCTTTGCGGCGGCCGCGCTGCCGGTGATGGCCCAGCAGGCCATCAAGACCGACTTTGCCGGCCTGAGCGCCGGCGAGGTCACCATCCCCTCAGGCGGCTTCAGCATGCCGGCCTACCGCGCCCAGCCCGAAGGCAAGAAGAACCTGCCGGTGGTGCTGGTGGTCAGCGAGATCTTCGGCGTGCACGAGCATATCGCCGACGTGTGCCGGCGCTTTGCCAAGCTGGGCTACCTGGCGATCGGGCCGGAACTGTTCGCGCGCCAGGGCGATCCGCAGAGCTTCGGCACCATCCAGGAGTTGCAGCGCGAGGTGATCGCCAAGGTGCCTGATGCGCAGGTGATGGGCGACCTGGACGCCGCGGTGGCCTGGGCCGGTGCCAACGGCGGCGATGTGTCGCGCCTCGCCATCACCGGCTTCTGCTGGGGCGGGCGCATGACCTGGCTCTATGCCGCGCACAGCAAGCGCCTGAAGGCCGGCGTGGCCTGGTATGGCCAGCTGGCGCCCGAGCCGACCCCGCTCAAGCCGAAGAATCCCATTGACCTGGTCGGCCAGCTCCATGCCCCGGTACTCGGCCTGTATGGCGGCAAGGACACCGGCATCCCGCTGGAGCAAGTGGAGCGGATGAAGTCCGCGCTGGCGGCGTCGTCCGACCCGGACGCCAAGGCCTCGCGCTTTATCGTCTACCCCGAATCCGGCCATGCCTTCCATGCCGACTACCGGCCCAGCTACCGTGAAGCCGACGCCAGGGATGGCTGGCAGAAGTGCCTGGACTGGTTCAGGCAGCACGGCGTGGCCTGA
- a CDS encoding NAD(P)/FAD-dependent oxidoreductase, with the protein MTETRTPRIVVVGGGAGGLELVTKLGDKLGRKGQAQVVLVDRLPTHIWKPLLHEVAAGSMDPNTHQLEYAAQARWHHFEFQLGELTGIDRTRKTISVSASFDEDGAELLPARELPYDTLVLAIGCVTHFFGVPGAAENAIALDVVAQAERFRKRLIAACVRAQNGRGRVGEDGRPRVDVAIIGAGATGVELSAELRNTAHVLSAYGLHQLDPRRDVHIHVIEAGPRILPALSERVSVETAKLLKKLDVNVLTSERVTEVTPQAVLTASGKHIDADLTVWAAGITAPPVLATLGLPVSRQGQIVVGPTLQSEGDPDIFAFGDCASCPWPEKQTAVPPRAQAAHQQATFLYNALRARLDGRPLPSFAFQDLGSLVSLGHFSAVGSLMGGLIGGSMFIEGLMARVMYTSLYRMHVMALHGAVGMALDTISHWLRRKTSPRVKLH; encoded by the coding sequence ATGACAGAAACAAGGACGCCCCGCATTGTTGTCGTCGGTGGGGGAGCAGGGGGGCTGGAACTGGTAACGAAGCTGGGCGACAAGCTCGGCCGCAAGGGGCAGGCGCAGGTGGTGCTGGTGGACCGCCTGCCCACCCACATCTGGAAGCCGCTGCTGCATGAAGTGGCAGCCGGCAGCATGGACCCCAACACGCACCAGCTGGAATACGCGGCGCAGGCGCGCTGGCATCACTTCGAGTTCCAGCTGGGCGAGCTGACCGGCATCGACCGCACCCGCAAGACCATCTCGGTGTCGGCCAGCTTCGACGAGGACGGCGCCGAACTGCTGCCGGCGCGCGAGCTGCCCTATGACACGCTGGTGCTGGCGATCGGCTGCGTCACGCATTTCTTCGGCGTGCCCGGCGCGGCCGAGAATGCCATCGCACTGGACGTCGTGGCGCAGGCCGAGCGCTTCCGCAAGCGGCTGATCGCGGCCTGCGTGCGGGCCCAGAACGGGCGCGGGCGCGTGGGCGAGGACGGCCGGCCGCGCGTGGACGTGGCCATCATCGGCGCGGGCGCCACCGGCGTGGAGCTGTCGGCCGAGCTGCGCAACACCGCGCACGTGCTCAGCGCCTACGGCCTGCACCAGCTTGACCCGCGCCGCGATGTGCATATCCACGTGATCGAGGCCGGCCCGCGCATCCTGCCGGCGCTGTCCGAGCGGGTCTCGGTCGAGACCGCCAAGCTGCTGAAGAAGCTCGACGTCAATGTCCTGACCAGCGAGCGCGTGACCGAGGTCACGCCGCAGGCGGTGCTGACCGCCAGCGGCAAGCATATCGATGCCGACCTGACGGTGTGGGCGGCGGGCATCACCGCGCCGCCGGTGCTGGCCACGCTGGGACTGCCGGTCAGCCGCCAGGGCCAGATCGTGGTCGGCCCGACGCTGCAGAGCGAGGGCGACCCGGACATCTTCGCCTTCGGCGACTGCGCCAGCTGCCCGTGGCCCGAGAAGCAGACCGCGGTGCCGCCGCGCGCACAGGCCGCGCACCAGCAGGCCACCTTCCTCTACAACGCGCTGCGTGCCCGGCTGGACGGGCGCCCGCTGCCATCGTTCGCATTCCAGGACCTCGGCTCGCTGGTGTCGCTGGGGCATTTCAGCGCGGTGGGCAGCCTGATGGGCGGGCTGATCGGCGGCTCGATGTTCATCGAAGGGCTGATGGCGCGCGTCATGTACACGTCGCTCTACCGGATGCATGTGATGGCGCTGCACGGCGCCGTGGGCATGGCACTGGATACCATCTCGCACTGGCTGCGCCGCAAGACCAGCCCGCGCGTCAAGCTGCACTGA